Proteins encoded together in one Rhipicephalus sanguineus isolate Rsan-2018 chromosome 9, BIME_Rsan_1.4, whole genome shotgun sequence window:
- the LOC119404681 gene encoding lysosomal Pro-X carboxypeptidase: protein MRRCTMQVLWRVVLFAAAVCVVSISADYAYETRFFETKVDHFGYVINDTYKMRYLFADQYWDHQGGPIFFYTGNEGSITTFANNSGLMWDWAPEFRALLIFAEHRYYGKSMPYGNDSFKSPAHLGYLTVEQALADYADLLQYIRETLPGARNSQVISFGGSYGGMLAAWFRMKYPHVTAAALAASAPILQFQDITPCGAQSAVITGSFRKDSELCVEAIRKSWGIIKNMSSTVEGAQAIGERFHLCGNYTPKNFTNLRDWLTDLYANLAMVNYPYDNSFLAPVPGHPVREACKFLNRTFDNDDALLEGIYQAISIFQNYTGQTQCNDLSKSSGTLDADGWNYQSCNEMVMPLCSDGVNDMFYKQDWDLNEVRKKCEKDFHVTPDVHKAALIYGGRNIAAASNIIFSNGDLDPWSAGGVLETISDSLIAIYMEGAAHHLDLRSPNPADPESVVKARALEKKYITKWLREATSI from the exons ATGCGGCGGTGTACGATGCAAGTGCTCTGGAGGGTCGTCTTGTTCGCGGCAGCTGTCTGCGTGGTGTCAATTTCTGCGGACTATGCCTACGAGACCCGTTTCTTCGAGACGAAG GTGGACCACTTCGGCTACGTCATCAATGACACTTACAAGATGCGTTACCTGTTCGCCGATCAGTACTGGGACCACCAGGGTGGACCCATATTCTTCTACACGGGAAACGAAGGCAGCATCACAACGTTCGCAAACAATAGC GGGCTGATGTGGGACTGGGCTCCCGAGTTCAGGGCACTGCTGATTTTTGCGGAGCACCGGTACTATGGTAAATCAATGCCGTATGGAAATGACTCGTTTAAG AGTCCCGCCCACCTGGGCTACCTCACAGTGGAGCAGGCGTTGGCCGACTACGCTGACTTGCTGCAGTACATACGCGAGACGTTGCCCGGAGCCCGAAACAGCCAAGTGATTTCGTTCGGAGGTTCCTACGGTGGCATGCTGGCAGCCTGGTTCCGTATGAAGTACCCGCACGTGACTGCCGC GGCATTGGCAGCCAGCGCGCCCATTCTACAGTTCCAAGACATTACCCCCTGCGGGGCCCAGAGCGCTGTCATCACGGGATCCTTCAGGAAGGATTCCGAGCTGTGCGTGGAGGCCATCAGGAAGTCGTGGGGCATCATCAAGAACATGTCCTCTACCG TGGAAGGCGCTCAAGCAATCGGCGAGCGCTTCCACCTTTGCGGCAACTACACGCCAAAGAACTTCACGAATCTGCGGGACTGGCTGACTGATCTATACGCGAACCTTGCCATGGTCAACTACCCTTACGACAACAGCTTTCTAGCTCCCGTACCTGGTCATCCAGTAAGG GAGGCCTGCAAGTTCTTGAACCGAACTTTCGATAACGACGACGCGCTGCTAGAAGGCATATACCAGGCAATAAGCATATTTCAAAATTACACGGGACAAACGCAGTGCAACGACCTTTCGAAAAGTTCGGGAACACTGGACGCGGATGGCTGGAACTATCAG TCCTGCAACGAGATGGTGATGCCATTGTGCAGTGACGGCGTCAACGACATGTTTTACAAGCAGGACTGGGATCTGAATGAGGTCCGCAAAAAGTGCGAGAAGGACTTCCACGTCACTCCCGACGTTCACAAGGCAGCGCTCATATATGGCGGCAGGAACATTGCGGCGGCATCCAACATCATCTTCAG CAACGGAGACTTGGATCCATGGTCGGCAGGCGGGGTCCTCGAAACAATCTCGGACAGCCTGATCGCGATATACATGGAAGGAGCGGCCCACCATCTGGACTTGCGCTCGCCGAACCCGGCTGACCCAGAGTCCGTCGTCAAAGCGAGGGCGCTTGAGAAGAAGTACATCACCAAATGGCTCAGGGAGGCCACGTCCATCTGA